The following DNA comes from Laspinema palackyanum D2c.
CCTGGACCCGGTTCAAAGCAGTCCATTCTTTTCTCATGTTTCTGCAAGGCTAAGGTATGAATGAGGAAATTTTTGACAATCTCTGTTTTTCCTTTAATTAAAAATATCAAAGCCCCAGAAATAAAATCTCGGATAAAGCACTGATCGTAGTTGAGTGCATCTAAGGCTGGATCATGGGCAGCTACGGTCCCCGATGGTTCCCCCTGATAACAGAAAATAGCATTCTCTAAGAGGGCATAAGCATCGGCTGGATTAATTTCTTTTCTTTTCATTGATTTAATTGATTCAACAGCAAACAAGTCGCCGGGACAGGTGGATTGTCAACCTTGAAGATAATCAATCCGCTGATTACCCGTCGATTGTCCATAGACTTGGTATTCAAAAATAGAAGTGGGGACAGTTAGGCAAGTGCTGGCCTAACGCGCTACTATTCCCCGAGGATTTATTGGGTTTATCTTATCATAATTTTGTCCGATTGTGTTAGAGATTCGGCGTTAAATCTGAAGTGTGAATGTTGAGATGCGCTCTCCAAATCCTGATTTCAACCGAATCTCTCCCTAGGGTATCTTGTCAAAAGGGGCGATCGCCTGTTTGATGTAGGGCTGGGTACTCTCCCAGAAGTGCAATAGGTGCAATCTACAATTTTTGATGAAATCTCCCGCCCAAAAACCTTCTGTCACCCATCCCAACTGACGCGGTATGCTAAAACGAAATCTAAACAATCACCCATCATTACAGAAAACTTCATTTATCGTGTCGTCATGTCAATAGAACCAACCACAGGTGAAACGCTTATCCAGCAGAGCTTAGAGCGCTTTCTCCTTGTCCTCACCGTTTCCCTAAGCGTGGCCACACTGCCGCAAATTTTCAGTTGGGTGCGACAAATTCCCTACACCCTGTTGTTAGTGATCGTCGGATTAGGTTTAGCCTTCGTCGATGTGCGCCTCGTCAACCTCTCCCCGGCCCTGATCCTGTCGATATTTTTGCCACCGTTGTTATTTGAAGCCGCTTGGAATCTGCGGTGGAAAGACTTAAAACGAGAGTTAGTCCCGGTGAGCTTGTATGCGATTCTCGGGGTTCTGATTTCCGTCCTAGGGATTGCGATCGCCCTCAATCAGTTTGCCGCCATTCCCGTTGCTACTGCCTTGTTAATCGGCGCGAGTCTCTCCGCCACGGACCCGATTTCCGTGATTGCCCTATTTCGAGAACTCGGGGTCGAAAAACGCCTCTCCACCCTAATGGAAGGGGAAAGTTTATTCAATGACGGGGTAGCGGTGGTTGCCTTTAGCTTACTCGTGGGACTGGCATTAGGAACCAATCAATTAGAACTACGCGGGACGATCGCCCAATTTGGTGCGTTTGTCGGCATTGGTATTGGCATCGGCAGCTTAATCGGATTTGGGATTTCCTACCTCACCCAACGCTTTGATTTACCCCTGGTGGAACAATCCTTAACCCTTGTCTCCGCCTACGGCACTTATCTCGTCGTCGAAGAACTGGGGGGATCCGGGGTGATTGGCGTCGTCACCGTGGGGTTAATCTTGGGTAACTTTGGCTCACGAATTGGCATGAATCCGCGCACCAGGCTGATTGTGACTGAGTTTTGGGAGTTTTTAGCCTTTTTTGTCAACTCCATTGTCTTTTTGCTGATTGGCGACCAAATCCAGTTTGCTTCCCTTGCTCGAAATTTAGATACCATTGCCATTACCTTAGTCGCGATGTTAGTCACCCGGGCGATCGCCATTTATGCCCTAGGTGCCTTGAGCAATATCATGGTAAAATCGGACATCAATCTGCGGCAGCAAACCGTCTTGTGGTGGGGGGGATTGCGCGGTTCCGTTTCCATCGCCCTCGCCTTGTCTGTCCCGATGGTTTTAGAAGCCCGAGAGGAAATTATTGCCACCGTATTTGGGGTGGTTTTATTTACCTTACTGGTTCAGGGTTTAACCACCAAACCCCTGCTGAAAGTTCTGAATTTGTTGGGAGATCAAACAGTCCAGCAGAACTATTTAGAGGCGATCGCCCGTCGCGCCGCACTCCAGCGAGTCCTCACCCACTTAAAAGAAGAACAAGAGGGACCCGATATTGACTGGGAGTTTCGTCGCTATCAGACTGCCTTAGTCGAAGGACAAGTCAAGGAAATTCAACATAACATTAACCAAATGCGAACTCAAGAACCGGAACTCCAGGATTTTGCCCGGGAACAATTCAAAGAAGAACTCTTGGCGATCGAAGCGGATACTTATGCTGAATTCGTGCGATCGGGTCGGCTGAATCGAGATTTAGCCCCCTTCTTACAAGATGTGCTCACAGGAGGGGATTGAAGACTACCACAGACCTCTTGCAAAATTCTCTCTAGCCCCCTATAACAACGCCAATCGGCTTTTTAGAATTTTGCAAGAAGTCTAATTTAATCCAGTCATTTCTACTGTCGATACACCGGGAGGGTAAAGTGAAAAGCACTCCCTTTATTGCAAGAAGAATCCACCCAAATTTCCCCACAATTTGCTCTAATTAAGCGCTTACATAAACTTAAACCGATTCCATAACCATCTTTTTGTTCATCGCGCTTGAGCCGAAACTTATCCTCAAAAATATGATCCTGATTTTCTTCGGGAATCCCTGGACCCGTGTCAATGACGCTAACTTGAACCTTTTGTGTCGTGCGGTGCAAGATACAAACTTCAATTTGTCCGCCTTGGGGAGTGTACTTAATGGCATTATCCAAAAGATTTACAATCACCTGGCGGACCCGTTCTCCATCAGCATAAACCGAGGGTAAATCATTGGGAATGTCAGTTTTGAGGGTATGGGATTTCGCTAATAAGCGGTCTTTAAAATTGTCCAGAATGTTCAACGTCAGGGTTTTGAGGTTGAGTTTCTTGGGATGAATGTGAAACTCGGCACTATTTGTGCTATGAGCAGCAACGAGGATATCTGAGATCATGCGATCGATCAGGCGGGTTTGAGTCCGCGCATGGTAAATTAATCGCGATCGCAGCGCGGATACCGCCTCGGGATTGAGAGATTTTTCCGGTTTGTAAGTGATTTCTAGGGTTTCTAAAGCCAGAGAAGCTGCTGTCAGAGGATTTCGCAACTCATGGGCTAACATGGCAATCAGGCGGTCCTTAAAATGGACTTGGTCCAGCAGTTCTTCTTTTTCCTGCTTCAGGCGAAAAATTTCATCGGAGAGTTCCATCAGTTCAGCCGAATGTGCCAGTTCAGAAGAGATGGGTTTCCTGGGATAATGCCCGATCGCCTCGGATGATGCCTGCTTGCTGAGATACTCTTCCACGGACTTTTGCCAGCGATCCCACCACTTATCCAGTTCTCCGACTAAATTACTACCGGCAAGAACTTGTCGGGGGCCCGGGTGGAGTTTAATCAAAGCCGGAGTCGCTACGAGTTTAAACTGTTCAGCCAGATAAGGCTGTTCGCTAACATCGATAATCTCCAAGTCAAAGGGGATACCTGTCCGCCGTTTCTGAAAATAACTGCGGATTTTCCGAATTTGTTCACTGGATCTGGGACGCCTATCAACAAATAGGACAAGCTGTAAAGGTGCTTCATCGTTCTGATGCATGGTTTTTTCCGGAACTGCCCTCATGCAATCCCCTTGCGGCAATGCGGCTAAAAAAGTAACACTCATTTTGAGCTTGAGACAAGTGACTCGATCGCCCTAGTGGTTCTTTTGTTTTTCTTTATATTTATAAATTATCCTGTTTATTGTCGATTCGTGAAAGAGTAAAAAGGATTCCACTCTCATCCCGACTTGACTGCCCAGAAGGAAAAAAGCTAGGGCCTCTGGACTGGTCTAAACCCACCCAATGGAACCTCAACTTTCAACCTGTTGAGGCAGCAGAACGGTAGTTGTCAAACCTTAACATTTTCTTAAGACTTAAGCGAGGAATGTTGTCAAATTTGCCGAAAAATTCAGGGGGTCGGTTGGTGGTCACAGTTGCGATCGCCTTCTTTGTGGTGACCCTAGTCTTCACCCTCCACCGCTACTACACCTTTTACGCCTCTTTTGACCAGGGAATTTTTAACCAAGTCTTTTGGAATAGCACCCAGGGACGGTTGTTCCAAAGTTCTCTGTCTTCGGGTCTTTCCACCAATGTTGTCCATAGTGGAGAAGTCCCAGACGTTTCCTATCACCGTCTCGGACAACATTTTACCCCGGCCTTATTACTCTGGCTACCCATTTACAGTCTGTTTCCCTCTCCGGTAACCTTGAGCGTGCTCCATGTGACGATGGTCACCGCTGCGGGAGGGGTACTCTATGCTCTGGCCCGAGTCTATCTGCAACCGGCGATCGCCAGTTGGATCGCCGTCAGCTATTATGCCGCCAATGCGATCGCCGGTCCCACCCTCTCCAACTTCCATGACAACTTCCAGATGCCCCTGTTTGTCTTCAGTCTGTTGTTGGCAATGGAAAAACGCTGGTGGTGGCTCTTTTGGCCCCTGGCCCTCTGCATCCTCGCCGTCCGCGCCGATGGCGGCATCTCCCTCTTTGGCGTCGGAATGTACATGATCCTCAGCAAACGCTATCCCAAAATGGGATTAGCCATTTGTACCCTCAGCTTCACCTATATTGCCCTGTTGACCAACTTGGTGATGCCCCTGTTTTCCGACGATATTTCTCGACGGTTTACCATTGAACGGTTCGGGCAGTATATAGACAAAGAAGAAGCGACCACCTTGGAGATTCTTTGGGCCTTTATCAGTCAACCGGGATTGGTGATTTGGGAGATTATTACCCCAATTGGGGGAAAAATTAAGTATCTCCTGGGACAATGGTTGCCCTTGGCCTTTATTCCCGCCTTCTCTCCCAGTGCCTGGGCGATCGCCGGATTTCCCCTGCTGGCGATTTTCTTACAGCAAGGTCAAACGGCCTTATCCATTAATATTCGCTATGCTATGACCGTCGTCCCGGGTCTATGTTATGGGGCAATCCTCTGGTGGTCCTACCGGCAACAGTCCCTGGAAACCCCAGTCCGGGACGTGATTCGCCAGGGACTCTGGAATAAACCGACCCCACCGCCCGTCCCCATCAATGAACCGAAGCAAACCCCCCAGACCAATTTATTAACCGGCAAGATGACCACCTGGGGCGATCGCCTCAGTACCCTCCTCGAACCCCTCCGCAAAAAAGCCGACTACTGGTGGGAAACCCATCCCAAACTGCTCAAAATTTCCATGCAGCGCTTTTGGGCCATTTGCATCGGGCTCTCCCTATTGTTTACCTTTACCTCCAACCCCAATCGTACCTTTTATTTTATTATCCCCGACTCCATCGACCCGTGGGTCTACGTTTCCCTGCCGCAGCAGTGGCAACATAGTGGCCACATCCGCAACTTAATGTCCCAGATTCCCCCGGATGCCAGTGTTTCCGCCACCACCTATTTAGTGCCTTCCCTCTCCGGACGCCGAGAGATTCTGCGCTTTCCGTTTTTGCGGTTTCGCAATGATGCCGCAGAAGAGGTCAACGTCGAATATGCGATCGCCGACTTATGGCAACTCCAGCAATATCTCCCCGCCTTCAAACATGACCGCGCCCTCTTTCGCGATTTAGTCCCCTTCATCGAACAACTCCATGCCACAGACCAATATGGCATCATTGGATTTGAACAGGGCGTCATTTTAATGCGCCAACAAACTCCATCAGATTCAGCAGCATTAGCGGCATGGCAACGGTATCGTGAAGAGATTGAGCCATTATTGCAACCGGATGAGCAAGCAACAACCGGCGGGGGGTAACCCACAATCGGCGGGGGTAACCCACAATCGGCGGGGGTTAAAACCCCCGCCTAACAGCTCAAGTCGGTTGAAAACCGACTAAAAACACCACTGTATCAGGCTTGCAGTCGTCTTTAGACGACTTTAGCTATTAGGCGGGGGTTTTAACCCCCGCCGGTTGTTGCCACTGTTGCCACCCCGCCGGTTGTTGCCACCCCGCCGGTTGTTGCCACGGGTGCAAAATGTCAGTTCTATGCAAACCTAAATTTGTCTAATCTGCGTCCATGAAAATTCTGGTACTCACTTGGGAGTTTCCTCCCCGGATTGTCGGGGGTATTGCACGTCACGTTGCCGAATTATATCCGGAGTTGGTGAAATTGGGCCATTCCGTCCATTTAATCACGGTGGAATTTGGTCATGCCCCGATGTATGAACAACTGGAAGGAATTGACGTGCATCGGGTCCCCGTCGAACATGGACATGACTTCTTCCACTGGGTTGCCAACATGAACGAGAGCATGGGACGTCATGGGGGCAAATTGATTTTAGAAGAAGGACCCTTCGACCTAATTCACGCCCATGATTGGTTAGTCGCCGATGCGGCGATCGCCCTCAAACACCACTTTAAAATTCCCCTAATTGCCACCATCCACGCCACCGAACATGGCCGCAACAACGGCATTCATAACGAGATCCAGGGGTATATCGCCCAGAAAGAAAGAGACTTGGTGTACAACTCCTGGCGAACCATCGTCTGTAGCGACTATATGCGGCGAGAAGTGGAACAAGCATTAGGCTGTCCCTGGGATAAAATCGACGTCATTTTTAATGGTATCCGGGCCGAAAAAAAACCCCGGTGGCAGGATTTTGATGCCCAAACCTTTCGCCGTCAGTTTGCGGGCGATCATGAAAAAATCGTCTACTATGTCGGTCGAATGACCTATGAAAAAGGCGTGGAAGTGTTATTAAGATCGGCCCCAAAAATCCTCTGGGAAATGGGAGGATTGGTCAAATTTGCCATTGTCGGCGGTGGCAATACCGACCACCTTAAACAATTAGCCTCAGCCTTAAATATTTGGGATAAGTGCTATTTTACCGGCTTCATGTTTGAGGATGACCTGCACAAATTCCAAGCAGTAGCCGATTGTGCCGTCTTCCCCAGTCTCTATGAACCCTTTGGCATTGTCGCCTTAGAAAGTTTTGCCGCCCGGGTGCCTGTGGTAGTGTCCGATACTGGAGGATTACCCGAGGTGGTCCAACATACCAAAACCGGCGTCGTCACCTGGACCAATAATCCCGACTCCCTCGCTTGGGGAATCCTCGATGTGTTGAAAAATCCAGAGTATGTTCAGTGGTTGATTGATAATGCTTATGCGGATTTAAACCGACGATTTAGCTGGCCGAAATTGGCGCAACAAACCGAAGTGGTTTATCATCGCGTGGTGAATGAGCGATCGCAAATTGTTTGGTAATGCGAGTGGGAATACGGGCTAGGGTAAAACATCGAGTTAATCGGTGTTAAGGAATTAAATCAGGCAGATTGATTCTA
Coding sequences within:
- a CDS encoding histidine kinase, which encodes MRAVPEKTMHQNDEAPLQLVLFVDRRPRSSEQIRKIRSYFQKRRTGIPFDLEIIDVSEQPYLAEQFKLVATPALIKLHPGPRQVLAGSNLVGELDKWWDRWQKSVEEYLSKQASSEAIGHYPRKPISSELAHSAELMELSDEIFRLKQEKEELLDQVHFKDRLIAMLAHELRNPLTAASLALETLEITYKPEKSLNPEAVSALRSRLIYHARTQTRLIDRMISDILVAAHSTNSAEFHIHPKKLNLKTLTLNILDNFKDRLLAKSHTLKTDIPNDLPSVYADGERVRQVIVNLLDNAIKYTPQGGQIEVCILHRTTQKVQVSVIDTGPGIPEENQDHIFEDKFRLKRDEQKDGYGIGLSLCKRLIRANCGEIWVDSSCNKGSAFHFTLPVYRQ
- a CDS encoding DUF2079 domain-containing protein, which produces MLSNLPKNSGGRLVVTVAIAFFVVTLVFTLHRYYTFYASFDQGIFNQVFWNSTQGRLFQSSLSSGLSTNVVHSGEVPDVSYHRLGQHFTPALLLWLPIYSLFPSPVTLSVLHVTMVTAAGGVLYALARVYLQPAIASWIAVSYYAANAIAGPTLSNFHDNFQMPLFVFSLLLAMEKRWWWLFWPLALCILAVRADGGISLFGVGMYMILSKRYPKMGLAICTLSFTYIALLTNLVMPLFSDDISRRFTIERFGQYIDKEEATTLEILWAFISQPGLVIWEIITPIGGKIKYLLGQWLPLAFIPAFSPSAWAIAGFPLLAIFLQQGQTALSINIRYAMTVVPGLCYGAILWWSYRQQSLETPVRDVIRQGLWNKPTPPPVPINEPKQTPQTNLLTGKMTTWGDRLSTLLEPLRKKADYWWETHPKLLKISMQRFWAICIGLSLLFTFTSNPNRTFYFIIPDSIDPWVYVSLPQQWQHSGHIRNLMSQIPPDASVSATTYLVPSLSGRREILRFPFLRFRNDAAEEVNVEYAIADLWQLQQYLPAFKHDRALFRDLVPFIEQLHATDQYGIIGFEQGVILMRQQTPSDSAALAAWQRYREEIEPLLQPDEQATTGGG
- a CDS encoding glycosyltransferase family 4 protein, which translates into the protein MKILVLTWEFPPRIVGGIARHVAELYPELVKLGHSVHLITVEFGHAPMYEQLEGIDVHRVPVEHGHDFFHWVANMNESMGRHGGKLILEEGPFDLIHAHDWLVADAAIALKHHFKIPLIATIHATEHGRNNGIHNEIQGYIAQKERDLVYNSWRTIVCSDYMRREVEQALGCPWDKIDVIFNGIRAEKKPRWQDFDAQTFRRQFAGDHEKIVYYVGRMTYEKGVEVLLRSAPKILWEMGGLVKFAIVGGGNTDHLKQLASALNIWDKCYFTGFMFEDDLHKFQAVADCAVFPSLYEPFGIVALESFAARVPVVVSDTGGLPEVVQHTKTGVVTWTNNPDSLAWGILDVLKNPEYVQWLIDNAYADLNRRFSWPKLAQQTEVVYHRVVNERSQIVW
- a CDS encoding cation:proton antiporter encodes the protein MSIEPTTGETLIQQSLERFLLVLTVSLSVATLPQIFSWVRQIPYTLLLVIVGLGLAFVDVRLVNLSPALILSIFLPPLLFEAAWNLRWKDLKRELVPVSLYAILGVLISVLGIAIALNQFAAIPVATALLIGASLSATDPISVIALFRELGVEKRLSTLMEGESLFNDGVAVVAFSLLVGLALGTNQLELRGTIAQFGAFVGIGIGIGSLIGFGISYLTQRFDLPLVEQSLTLVSAYGTYLVVEELGGSGVIGVVTVGLILGNFGSRIGMNPRTRLIVTEFWEFLAFFVNSIVFLLIGDQIQFASLARNLDTIAITLVAMLVTRAIAIYALGALSNIMVKSDINLRQQTVLWWGGLRGSVSIALALSVPMVLEAREEIIATVFGVVLFTLLVQGLTTKPLLKVLNLLGDQTVQQNYLEAIARRAALQRVLTHLKEEQEGPDIDWEFRRYQTALVEGQVKEIQHNINQMRTQEPELQDFAREQFKEELLAIEADTYAEFVRSGRLNRDLAPFLQDVLTGGD